In Perca fluviatilis chromosome 11, GENO_Pfluv_1.0, whole genome shotgun sequence, the following proteins share a genomic window:
- the LOC120568935 gene encoding TSC22 domain family protein 2-like isoform X2 has translation MSKMPAKKKSCFQITSVTQAQVAGIGAADDTESLDDPDESRTEDVSSEIYDMSRAEYEPACDISSSEEALNNVGEPEAIGVMAPSHIPQAGQLSAMSGNIMGEFRKVGVSGSTQGGQQPPGHGATTGVSLIAQPGAMQQQPAPAASAGPASGPVNSSQPAAVTSSAPPPATSTVSCTSRFRVIKLDHGTGEPFRRGRWTCTEFYEKDSEGSAVSRTGDSIRHASATTLDPAADRDSGLGHTGGSVVAPATHSGQGLGSVADASLSSSRMHLVEMPPQQQQIHHPNYSATQSVFSSSKPTVGGLQPSAPQSVLPLGQNGLPQSVVHIQKSPIMPLSAQPIAYPPLQQQVPIGHQLTSVSSGLLQNQTEYYQQQQPTSMQPGISTGQSLPASNLSAGPQPVGQGHTSVLPPASGGASVPSQVGDVAGAGGGSVPTGQPAPGLLQQQTGGMGGVGGSILVGGSALHQQAVSQYTATGQPQPHGLHSTSSGVQNVPAVTVSTTVHTPVPSASSAAMPNVTTSSLPPGQIPHSRTLVALGVQGLPATGFGHAEGGVGGKSEGLVNAQSPVVSGKEPVKSLMPESLQLATPTVNSLFGIHIPDDGDVDSYRPPGQCLR, from the exons ATGTCGAAAATGCCGGCCAAGAAAAAGAGCTGTTTTCAGATCACAAGTGTGACTCAGGCCCAGGTGGCGGGTATAGGTGCCGCCGACGACACTGAGAGTCTGGACGACCCAGACGAGTCACGGACTGAAGATGTGTCGTCAGAGATTTACGACATGTCACGGGCTGAGTACGAGCCTGCATGTGACATTAGTTCATCTGAAGAAGCCCTGAATAATGTTGGAGAGCCAGAGGCAATCGGTGTTATGGCGCCATCACACATACCTCAAGCCGGTCAGTTGTCTGCCATGTCAGGCAATATCATGGGGGAGTTTCGGAAGGTGGGAGTGTCGGGCTCAACTCAAGGTGGTCAGCAGCCTCCGGGGCACGGCGCTACAACTGGTGTATCCCTCATCGCTCAGCCTGGGGCAATGCAGCAACAGCCTGCTCCAGCAGCCAGCGCTGGGCCAGCCAGCGGTCCAGTAAACTCATCCCAACCTGCTGCAGTGACCAGTTCAGCTCCTCCTCCTGCCACCTCCACGGTGAGTTGCACTTCACGCTTCAGGGTCATTAAACTCGATCATGGTACTGGAGAACCTTTTCGACGAGGCAGGTGGACGTGTACGGAGTTTTATGAGAAAGACTCTGAGGGCTCTGCTGTTAGTAGAACTGGGGATAGCATTAGGCATGCCAGTGCAACAACACTGGACCCTGCTGCAGACAGAGACAGTGGGCTCGGGCATACAGGAGGATCTGTGGTTGCCCCGGCAACACACTCAGGTCAGGGCTTGGGCTCTGTGGCGGATgcttctctctcttcatcccgCATGCATTTGGTGGAGATGCCACCGCAGCAGCAACAGATCCACCATCCAAACTACAGCGCCACACAGAGTGTTTTCTCCAGCAGCAAGCCAACAGTGGGAGGTCTCCAGCCTTCTGCTCCCCAGAGCGTGCTGCCTCTCGGACAAAACGGCCTGCCTCAATCTGTTGTCCACATACAAAAGTCCCCCATCATGCCTCTTTCAGCTCAGCCCATCGCTTACCCTCCCCTGCAACAGCAGGTTCCTATAGGCCACCAGCTGACCAGCGTGTCTTCTGGATTGCTACAGAACCAGACAGAGTACTATCAGCAGCAACAGCCCACTTCCATGCAGCCAGGGATATCCACTGGCCAGTCCCTTCCAGCGTCCAACCTCTCAGCAGGGCCACAGCCTGTGGGACAAGGACACACTTCGGTCTTGCCTCCAGCCTCTGGAGGGGCTTCTGTGCCAAGTCAGGTTGGAGATGTtgcaggagcaggaggagggtcTGTACCTACCGGACAGCCAGCTCCAGGCCTCTTGCAGCAGCAGACCGGAGGAATGGGAGGTGTCGGAGGCTCCATACTGGTTGGTGGATCTGCTTTGCATCAGCAGGCTGTGAGTCAGTATACAGCCACTGGACAGCCTCAACCCCACGGCCTCCACTCTACATCCTCCGGTGTACAAAATGTGCCTGCCGTCACAGTGAGCACCACTGTGCACACTCCTGTGCCCAGTGCCTCCAGTGCAGCCATGCCAAATGTGACAACCTCCAGTTTGCCTCCAGGTCAGATACCCCACAGCAGGACTCTAGTGGCTTTGGGGGTGCAGGGCCTCCCAGCTACTGGATTTGGACATGCAGAGGGTGGTGTTGGAGGGAAGTCAGAGGGCCTCGTCAATGCACAGTCTCCTGTTGTCTCTGGGAAGGAACCAGTGAAGTCCCTCATGCCTGAGAGCCTGCAGCTCGCCACTCCGACTGTCAACAGCCTGTTTGGAATCCACATACCTGATGACGGGGATGTGGACAG CTATCGCCCTCCAGGACAATGTCTGAGGTGA